The DNA region CCTCTTCCATGATCCTTTTGTAGCCTAGAAGGCTTTACACTACTGACCCCAccttcacccctcccctcctctgcaggGCCCCTTCTCCATCAGGCCTCATGTCTCCAAGCCGCCTGCCTGGCAGTCGAGAGCGTGACTGGGAGAATGGAAGTAATGCTTCCTCCCCAGCATCAGTACCTGAGTACACAGGTAAGTGAGGCTTGGTAATGTGAGAAGCTACATGCTCTCTACCTGCCTTTCCCCAACCTATACCCAGGCTCTGCTGACTGACTGCCCTCTAGGTCCCCGGCTATACAAAGAACCCAGCGCCAAGTCTAACAAGTTTATCATCCACAATGCCTTGTCACACTGCTGCCTGGCAGGCAAGGTGAATGAGCCTCAGAAGAACAGAATTCTAGAGGTGAGCCCCACACCTGTTTTAAATGTGTAGGACTGTCAGGTAGGGCAGTGGTCCAGCCTGACCAGCTGACCAGCTTCTTGCCTCCATCCCTCAGGAAATCGAGAAAAGCAAGGCCAACCACTTCCTGATCCTCTTTCGGGACTCAAGCTGCCAGTTCCGGGCTCTCTACACTCTGTCCGGGGAGACAGAGGAGCTGTCGAGGCTGGCAGGCTACGGGCCTCGTACTGTCACCCCTGCCATGGTCGAAGGCATCTATAAGTACAACTCGGACCGCAAACGGTTCACCCAGATCCCTGCCAAGACCATGTCTATGAGTGTGGATGCCTTCACTATCCAGGGACACCTTTGGCAAAGCAAGAAGCCCACTACACCCAAGAAGGGCAGCGGCACCCCCAAATAGCGCCCACTCTGGGCAGTGCACTGCGCTCTTGGAGGACAATGCATTGGTTATTCCTGGGTCCCGTCTGGTCATGCTGTGGGGGGCTGAGCTGGGAGCTTCAGTGACTCAGGGCTCAGCTCAGTCCCCTTGTCTGTCCTCCACTTTCttgaataaaataattgaaaagagAAGCTGAGACCTGGTGTCTCCTCCCTAAGCTTGACCGAGTTTATGTCTTGTGTTCTTATAAGCTCCACCTTGTCTTCTCTGCCCTTTTGCTGGCCCTGTGGTAGCTTCTGCCAAGGTCTATGGTGACCTTCTTGTTGACACTCCCTCCCCTAGATGTTCTCAGCCACTTGAACTGACCTGGCAAGAGATTCCAGACCAGCCTCTCCTCTGCtgggcctcccccaccccccacatttTCCTCCTCCGTGTGGTTGCATTTGGTGTGCAGCCAACTTCTAACCTGATCTCTGTTTCCTGTTGCCAACCTGCCTTCATTTCTGGGCTCAGTTAGTCTCTGAGCTGGGGATTCTGTGTCCTTCTTCAGAGTCCCTTATCAGAGGATCTAGTTGCCACTGTAGGTGCAGAGTTGAGATGTAAGGCTCACTACAGCCTTGGTTCCCAGATACTGTCAAGTCATATAGGACTCACCCCTAAAGCCACCCCTCCAACTATCCCATGGTCCAAGCCAACAGCCTGTCTCCAACTGCGCCCTGCTCACATGGCAGCCTGCGTGACTGGCTCAAAACACAAATCTGATTATGTCTCCTGATGCCAAAAGCCCCTTAATGGTCCCCACTAATGGCTTCTCAGAGCTTAAGCCGTAAGGGCTCCACCCTAGATGTGGTCTGTGTAGTACCAGGCCTGGTGTCTGGCCTTTAGCCAGAGATACAAGCACCTTGCTAGTAGATCAACAGGGCCTATGACTACGTGGAGGCACATGGGTTTGTGAAGTACTAGAGCTGTGACACTCATGTCAGTAAGGCCAGGTGCCCCGCGGTGTGGGCCTCAAGGAGGCCTCTGACTGGGCAAGCCTGACAAGAGacctggggtggggcaggggaacTGGCCATGCAGCGTCCAGAACTGGCTCTGCAGGGTGAGGGCAGGTTGTCCACATGCCATATCCCCTGACTACTCCACCTCCTGTCTCAGCCAATCAGTGCTGAGAGCCAGGCAACTCTAAGCTAGCATGCCCTGAGGCACGTGGGTGGCAGGAAGGAGGTCGAGACAGTGATGTACAAAGAGGGGCTGTATTGGAGGGGTAGTTATGGGGGAGGGACCATAGGGGAAAAAGTGTGGAGGGGGTCAGTCTTCCTTTAGGCTCCCGAACACAGCAGCTGGCACAGTCTGCTGTTCCAGTTGGACTTCTGTGGGGGAAAATTCAGGTCAAGGTGGGGgtgggacagggaggggagggatggcCCACCTCTGCTCTTAACCCTGCCCAATTCTGGCCACTGACCGTTGGGCTCCAGGTCCatctcctcctcgtcctcctcctcgccCAGCTGGATCTCCTCAGGGTTggcctgctgagccagctctgccAATTCCTCCCTGGATGCATCACTCCTAGGGTTTCGAGAGGGAAGGTGGTGGCTGCCAGCCAGCTGCTTCCCTGGAATagccctttctaagaaggactggaCCACCCTCCCGCCCACCCGCCCTCACCTCACGAAGAAGATCttgctctgggccctggggggCTGGTCCCGCTCTGCCTCAGCTGCTAGCTGTTCTGCTCTCTGTTCCAGCAACTTCATGTCATCCATGCCGCTCTGCCCAGGAGCCAGGTCAGACACTGGGGGTGCAGGGCAGATGAGGGAGGGAAGTCAAGGTCAAGCCCTCTCCAAGGCACATCAGACCAGTCCCAGCTGAGCTGCTCAGGACTGGTTCCAAATGCTGCCAGGCCTAGGAGGCCTAGGCTGGGCAGTGAGTGCTCTGGGATAGGGCAGACACTGCTCCATGTGGCCTAGTCATGAAAAGGGAAGGGGGGTTACAGAAGCTCACCGGTTCCTGTGGCACTGCCCGACACCTTGAGCATCTGTGAAGCCATGAAGTTGACCTGAGTATTGTATGTGGCCTGCACACTCCGCCGTATCCTCAGCATCTCCCTGATGGTATCCTCATTGCCGTGCCGGACCTCAAAGTCCTTCCATGTTTGCCAGAATGCCCCAGTTGTCTGTGGTGGGGTGCAGCCATGTGGGTGAGCCAGGTGCTTGGTACAGCATCCCCACTGCCCACCCTCACCTCTCCAACATTAGGCATAACCCTACCCGGGGATCACAGATCTGAGAGCAGAAGCTGTAGATGGCCCGGGCGCGGTCGATCTCACCAAGCTTGCACTCCATGTCTGCAAAGCGCAGGCACATCTCACGGGCATGCTCATCAGACAGCACCTGGCACCATGGGTCAGGGAGAGCAGGGGTGAGGGAAAGGCGTACCCGGCTTCAGAAAAGCCTTCTGTCATCCTTTCTGCATGGCTTTCTGGGCTCCTCCTGTCTGCATGGACCCCAACCCCATACCAGGTCACTGGTGGTAGGTACCTCAATGGCCTTCTGGTAGATGCCACGAGTGTGGGTGACGCCATAGATCTCAGCAGCCCGCTTGATGTAGATGTTAAACATATCATACTGCTGGGCTGGCTCCACTGCCCTGGTAGCACGATCATACACAGCCATGGCATGGCGGGCAAGGCCCCACTCCTCCTCTAGCTGTGCGTAAAGCAGATATAAAGCTGCACAGGATAGGAGGGCCCAGTTAGCAGTCCTCAACTCAGCCCAAGCTACTCATCCCCACGTCCCAAGATAGCCCACAGACTCCTTACTCTTGGCATATTTTGGTGGGCAGCCATCTAGTGCCTGCTCAAAGAGATCCCGTGCACGCTCCAGCTTGCGGCCCCCATAGCGCGAGATGAATTTGGTCAGGTAGGTGCTCCAGATGTCTGAAACATTGGGCCACTTGAACAGTGAGATGCCACGCTCATATGCCTGTTTCCAAGGAAGCCATGTGTTAGCACCCAGGTACCCTTGGCTCGCGTCTTCCATGAGCTTGCCCAGAGCCCCTTTCTTGTCCACCCCTCCATCAGGGCACATTTAAGTATGTCACCCTGTTTTCCCCCTACCAAGTACAAGGACCTAAGGCAGGGGTGCAACAGGGACTTTCTAAACACAGTCTGATACCTCATGGACAAGGTAGCTCCTACCCTCCACAGACACAGGCACCCAGTGTCCTGGGAAAGCACTCATATTCCTGGGCAGAAGGGTTAGGGACACAGGAATAGATGTAACCTCCTTACCTGTGTATCTGCCTATGGCCACAATGTACTGACCTATACCCTATCACTTGAACAGAAACCAAGGGGAGCTGCCCACATGGCTCCCACATTTGTTCTACTTCACCCAAGAACTTGGAGGATGCGGGAGTGGGCTATGGGAGAAGCACCCAAATTCCAGAGTGTTCACATGCTGAGGCCCCAAGGCCCCATACCTCATCATGCACGCACTTATTTTGGAAAAGGACTTAAAATGATCTCGTTAGCGTTGACCTAACCAGCCACAACTAGTGGCTTTACAAGAGATCAAAGGCCGAGATGTTGCTCAGTGCTAAGAGTCCCTGCTTTGAATGCCCAAAGTTCTGGGTTCCATATATATCACTGccgaaaaggaaaagaaattaaccCATGATAATTACTATTGTCAACCTAACAGGATGTAGAATAACCCAAGGGACAAACTTTAGCTATGTCTGTGAAGGGTTATCTTGATCGTATtaactgaagcagaaagatccATCTTAAACAGGTGGGCACCATCTCATGGGCTGGGATCCTAGACtacataaaaaggagaaaacgAGCCAGTTCCTAACATTCATCCTTCTGAGCTTCCCAACTGCAGATGCCACACAAACAGCCACAgactgtttctgttgctgtgcctTGCCCACCACAATGACTATATCCTCTGTGAGCCAGAATGAACTCTTCTCCCTTAACATGCTTCTGTCAAGACGTTTTGTTTCAACAACGAGAGTAACTAATATAGGCCCCTACCCTGTGGTCCCATGTTtctaaacacacatgtatacaggcAGCGACAGTGAGAGGACATGGAGACAAGTGGACACCTGCAGACCATGTGGAAGCGCCTTACTGTGCCTTGCCCTTGACTGGCCCTCAGGGCTTGCCTCACCTTGAAGCTCTCCTCAAAGTACTTGTGCTCCTCCAGGAACATGGCATAGTTTATGACAATCTGTGGTGTGGCTATGCGCAGGTCCAGGATTCGGTCATACACGGCCTTGGTCGACTGTGGGAACAAACAGGTTAGGGCACACTCTGTTCAGTGGCTGAGAACCAGTTCCACTTCACCCCTGCCTATGGCAGCTGACCTGGAAAGTGCCCAGGCTTTCCTCCAAGTCGGCAAGCATGGACCACACCTTCAGCGACTTGTATACACGGTTCTGCACAGGCTCTGAACCATCAAAGTACTCAGCCCGACGGGCAGGCAAAGCCGTAGCTTTCtgtagaaagacagaggcagaggggctGAGGGGCTGTCCCCAGGCTCACTACACATCCCTGGCTGGTCTTCACATCCTTACCCGAAGCAGCTTTAAGGCCTCATCATAATTCTCATGCCGGAGCTCCAGCTCCCCACACTGGCACCACACACTCGCCAGGTCATCCACCTGCTTGAAGTTCACCTTGGTGGCCTTCTCTAGGATGACACGAGCCTGTGGTAATGGGCAGAGACTAGCTGAGGTCCTGCCACTTGGCCACCCCAAGTCCCATGGTGAAATGCAATATGCACACTGCACACTCACATCATCCAGCTGTCCATTTTCTTCATAAAACTTGGCAAATGCAACCCACAATGTGTGCGGCTTGCCTGTGGCTTTGAAGGGGTCTACTGTCTGCAcagcctctgtgtatgtgttgatAATCTAGAGCAGGAAGGTCACACAAGTGAGGGCAGGGTTGGGCCATGACAGCTATATGGGGCAGAGGATGGGTTGGGGCCATCACCTACCTCCCGAGGGCGGCCCTGATGCAGGGCTACACGCTTGTGCCATTCGTGGACATGGTGTGGGTTCTGGCGCAGAAGGACGCTATTGAGAAGCAGGGGCCGTCGGCTAATGAGCTGCTCGAAGCGGGCCAGGCGCAGCTCCAGGTCCACATCATCTAGGAGCCAGATATGTTCATGAAGCCAGGGAGACTGGAGGTGATGGATGGCACAGGCCCTTATCTACTCCTGTTCCTAAGCTTCCTTTCCTCCAAGCCCACTGTTTCGGACCTAAAGAGCCACGCTGACCACCATGGACCTAGCACCAGCACTCTTACTTCTATCCTCAATTGACACTACTCCAGGATATGTTGGCCCTCATGTCCACCCAGCTCTCCTTGACAGCCTGTTCCACACCAGTGGCTAGGAATTCAACCCTCTCCTCCCAAGCCCACAGTCCCACATCGCACCTTCCTCCTCACGCCCCAGTTCAGAGGCAGTCTCCATCTTCGCTGCAATCATGCTCTCCTCAAACTGGGCATAGCTGTCGAACACCTGGGTGAAGTCCCGCACAGTCATCACAGTGCGGATGGCCTCCTCATATACATCCCGGGCCTGTGGGGTTCAGGTACAGTGTAAGGAAAAGTCCAGAGGAGAGTCATGGGAGCCCACCCACAAGGACCCACTGGCAGCATCCATGGTGACCAATGCTGAGCATAGGACAGAGCCCAGCTGGCCTGTTCCTGCCCTGCATTGCCTGTCAGTCTGAAGCTGCAGGGCCTCCCTGCTGAGGAGTCCCTTGTGCAGGACCGAATCAAGATTCAAGTGAGAACAGGCGAGCAGCAAGATGTCAGCTCCCACAGAACCCTGAGCTCAGCCTGCTGTGAAGCTATTCCTTCCTAATTCCAACATTCCAttctggagggagagaggggctcCTAAGGctcagtaaataaatgaaacttgCAAGAGTCCCAAGACCCCCGCCCCAAGTTATGTAAACAGTAATAACTGCTAGATGGGAGACTCTCCAACTAGACCCCAAGGCCCAGCCTGTCTCCCAGTCATGAAGGAAGGTACAAGGATGCAGCTTTTGTGAATTGTCTCCCAACTGTAGTGGGTTTT from Mastomys coucha isolate ucsf_1 unplaced genomic scaffold, UCSF_Mcou_1 pScaffold22, whole genome shotgun sequence includes:
- the Xab2 gene encoding pre-mRNA-splicing factor SYF1; the protein is MVVMARVPRPERPDLVFEEEDLPYEEEIMRNQFSVKCWLRYIEFKQGAPKPRLNQLYERALKLLPCSYKLWYRYLKARRAQVKHRCVTDPAYEDVNNCHERAFVFMHKMPRLWLDYCQFLMDQGRVTHTRRTFDRALRALPITQHSRIWPLYLRFLRSHPLPETAVRGYRRFLKLSPESAEEYIEYLKSSDRLDEAAQRLATVVNDERFVSKAGKSNYQLWHELCDLISQNPDKVQSLNVDAIIRGGLTRFTDQLGKLWCSLADYYIRSGHFEKARDVYEEAIRTVMTVRDFTQVFDSYAQFEESMIAAKMETASELGREEEDDVDLELRLARFEQLISRRPLLLNSVLLRQNPHHVHEWHKRVALHQGRPREIINTYTEAVQTVDPFKATGKPHTLWVAFAKFYEENGQLDDARVILEKATKVNFKQVDDLASVWCQCGELELRHENYDEALKLLRKATALPARRAEYFDGSEPVQNRVYKSLKVWSMLADLEESLGTFQSTKAVYDRILDLRIATPQIVINYAMFLEEHKYFEESFKAYERGISLFKWPNVSDIWSTYLTKFISRYGGRKLERARDLFEQALDGCPPKYAKTLYLLYAQLEEEWGLARHAMAVYDRATRAVEPAQQYDMFNIYIKRAAEIYGVTHTRGIYQKAIEVLSDEHAREMCLRFADMECKLGEIDRARAIYSFCSQICDPRTTGAFWQTWKDFEVRHGNEDTIREMLRIRRSVQATYNTQVNFMASQMLKVSGSATGTVSDLAPGQSGMDDMKLLEQRAEQLAAEAERDQPPRAQSKIFFVRSDASREELAELAQQANPEEIQLGEEEDEEEMDLEPNEVQLEQQTVPAAVFGSLKED